A stretch of Haloprofundus halophilus DNA encodes these proteins:
- a CDS encoding glucosamine inositolphosphorylceramide transferase family protein, producing MTRPRFRPGDSKSIRDAAWLAGERLHRSKLLTNGAHAASETSPVGESPWDAYGEPRATPTPSPGPFSLVPGRGVVNPVVTAADVTDFGDADFVADPFLFVTPDGRWHLFFEVFNRDRTPTAAIAHAESDDGRRWSYDRVVLETDDHLAFPYVFRWDDHYYMLPERWNRETPASPILYRTDSLPGGWSPVAELVAPDRFLCDFVVFRHEDRWWALAGSDDDRADLLAFYSDELEADDWTPHAGNPVVEGRPTAARPGGRPLVRDGDVVAFFQDCAACYGHRLRGYVVDELTPSTYRDRELHSSPILEGTEKRLGWNSGRMHHLDPWPVGDGWRCAVDGNIGFGGRLFGPDHWAIGIYESL from the coding sequence ATGACCCGTCCCCGGTTCAGACCCGGCGACTCGAAATCTATCAGGGACGCGGCGTGGCTGGCCGGCGAGCGTCTCCATCGTTCGAAACTGCTCACGAACGGCGCTCACGCGGCGTCCGAGACGAGTCCGGTCGGCGAGTCGCCGTGGGACGCGTACGGCGAACCGCGGGCGACGCCGACGCCGTCGCCGGGCCCGTTCTCGCTGGTCCCCGGCCGCGGCGTCGTCAACCCCGTCGTCACCGCGGCGGACGTCACCGACTTCGGCGACGCCGACTTCGTCGCCGACCCGTTTTTGTTCGTCACCCCCGACGGCCGCTGGCACCTGTTCTTCGAGGTGTTCAACCGCGACCGGACGCCGACCGCCGCCATCGCCCACGCCGAGAGCGACGACGGCAGACGCTGGTCGTACGACCGGGTCGTCCTCGAAACCGACGACCACCTCGCCTTCCCGTACGTGTTCCGGTGGGACGACCACTACTACATGCTCCCCGAGCGCTGGAACCGCGAGACGCCCGCGAGCCCGATTCTCTACCGCACCGACTCGCTCCCGGGTGGCTGGTCGCCGGTGGCCGAACTCGTCGCGCCCGACCGCTTTCTGTGCGACTTCGTCGTCTTCAGACACGAGGACCGGTGGTGGGCGCTCGCCGGCAGCGACGACGACCGTGCCGACCTCCTGGCGTTCTACAGCGACGAACTCGAAGCCGACGACTGGACGCCCCACGCCGGCAACCCGGTCGTCGAAGGCCGGCCGACCGCGGCCCGTCCCGGCGGGCGACCGCTCGTCCGCGACGGCGACGTCGTCGCGTTCTTCCAGGACTGTGCGGCCTGCTACGGTCACCGGCTCCGGGGGTACGTCGTCGACGAACTGACGCCCTCGACGTACCGGGACCGCGAACTCCACAGTTCGCCGATTCTGGAGGGGACGGAGAAGCGGTTGGGGTGGAACTCCGGGCGGATGCACCACCTCGACCCCTGGCCGGTCGGCGACGGGTGGCGCTGCGCCGTCGACGGCAACATCGGCTTCGGCGGGCGGTTGTTCGGCCCCGACCACTGGGCCATCGGTATCTACGAGTCGCTCTGA
- a CDS encoding nucleotide-binding protein encodes MVEAFAVASGKGGTGKTTSTLALGMALAAEHDVTVVDADTGMANLLFHAGLDDVEVTLHDLLVEETGTDVSEATYERFGMSVVPCGTSLAAFEAADPARLRDVVADLAADTDVLLLDSPAALGSKSAVLPIVLADRIVVVLQPTVPALSDGLKVQEYARSYGTETAGVLFNKVRDDAGIDRIVDRAGEYFGGQTLATVPDSDAVRAARRAGEPLLAHAPESTSAAAYRAAADRIDVRAGDEGDVADRFRSAVVPDTP; translated from the coding sequence ATGGTCGAGGCGTTCGCCGTCGCCAGCGGGAAGGGCGGCACCGGCAAGACGACGAGTACGCTCGCTTTGGGGATGGCGCTCGCCGCCGAACACGACGTCACCGTCGTCGACGCCGACACGGGGATGGCGAACCTGCTGTTTCACGCCGGTCTCGACGACGTGGAGGTGACGCTGCACGACCTGCTGGTCGAGGAGACCGGGACCGACGTCTCGGAGGCGACGTACGAGCGGTTCGGGATGTCGGTCGTCCCCTGCGGGACGAGCCTCGCGGCGTTCGAGGCGGCCGACCCCGCGCGCCTCCGGGACGTGGTCGCGGACCTCGCCGCCGACACCGACGTGCTGCTTCTGGACTCGCCCGCGGCGCTCGGCTCGAAGAGCGCGGTTCTCCCCATCGTCCTCGCCGACCGCATCGTCGTCGTCCTCCAACCGACGGTGCCGGCACTCTCGGACGGCCTGAAGGTACAGGAGTACGCCCGCTCGTACGGAACCGAGACCGCGGGCGTGCTGTTCAACAAGGTTCGCGACGACGCCGGAATCGACCGTATCGTCGACCGCGCGGGCGAGTACTTCGGCGGGCAGACGCTCGCGACGGTCCCCGACAGCGACGCGGTCCGCGCGGCCAGACGCGCCGGTGAACCCCTCTTAGCACACGCGCCGGAATCGACCTCGGCGGCCGCCTACCGCGCCGCCGCCGACCGAATCGACGTCCGCGCGGGCGACGAAGGCGACGTGGCGGACCGCTTCCGCAGCGCCGTCGTCCCCGACACGCCATGA
- a CDS encoding GNAT family N-acetyltransferase yields MTIAVSRATGTDRESWNSYVERAPHATPFHRLEALEVLRDVSDTTLHLLVGREGEEVFGICPLFEGSVGPFSSVRCPPTEHDVPYLGPVWLDVNHLSQRKQEMWNHQFVEAVCEWIDEEIDPDHLDIRTVDRYPDVRPFIWADLDVRPAYTYVLDLEPGPEEIKRRFSRSTRRYVRDVDDHDIAERGYEGIEYAVDQYHERYENAGVSVELCKALYDALPDGCVRPYVLSVDDRFVGARLTVELDDTIYAWVSAANVEEAEVPVNELVEWYAIRDAAERGLSRYDFVGGMVPSLCRYKSQFAPVPRALYLVQRQRPWMRGASMLYNRLPERVRSLV; encoded by the coding sequence ATGACCATTGCCGTGTCCAGAGCGACGGGCACAGACCGCGAGTCGTGGAACTCGTACGTCGAGCGAGCGCCGCACGCGACGCCGTTTCACCGATTGGAAGCGCTCGAAGTGCTGCGCGACGTGAGCGACACGACGCTGCATCTGCTCGTCGGGCGGGAAGGCGAGGAGGTGTTCGGGATATGCCCGCTGTTCGAGGGGAGCGTCGGACCGTTCTCGTCGGTTCGCTGTCCGCCGACCGAACACGACGTGCCGTATCTGGGCCCGGTGTGGCTCGACGTCAACCACCTCTCACAGCGGAAGCAGGAGATGTGGAACCACCAGTTCGTCGAGGCGGTCTGCGAGTGGATCGACGAGGAGATCGACCCCGACCACCTCGACATCCGAACCGTCGACCGCTACCCCGACGTGCGTCCGTTCATCTGGGCCGACCTCGACGTGCGCCCGGCGTACACGTACGTTCTCGACCTCGAACCGGGGCCCGAGGAGATCAAGCGTCGCTTCAGCCGAAGCACGAGGCGGTACGTCCGCGACGTCGACGACCACGACATCGCCGAGCGGGGCTACGAGGGCATCGAGTACGCCGTCGACCAGTACCACGAGCGCTACGAGAACGCCGGTGTCTCCGTCGAACTCTGCAAGGCGCTGTACGACGCACTCCCCGACGGCTGCGTCAGACCGTACGTGCTCTCCGTCGACGACCGGTTCGTCGGTGCGAGGCTCACCGTCGAACTCGACGACACGATATACGCGTGGGTCAGCGCGGCCAACGTCGAAGAGGCCGAGGTGCCGGTCAACGAACTCGTCGAGTGGTACGCCATCCGCGACGCCGCCGAACGAGGGCTCTCGCGGTACGACTTCGTCGGGGGGATGGTCCCGAGCCTCTGTCGGTACAAGTCGCAGTTCGCGCCGGTGCCCAGGGCGCTGTACCTCGTGCAGCGGCAGCGGCCGTGGATGCGCGGGGCGTCGATGCTGTACAACCGACTCCCGGAGCGCGTCCGGTCTCTCGTGTAA
- a CDS encoding lipid II:glycine glycyltransferase FemX, whose product MDVEIHHTIESVPREEWDRVVEESPHGSVFHRYHWLAAVERGCERTGRYVVVSDGDAPTGVLAAAVDDVPLTPFERLCSPEPGFGGPVVADDEEETLDALLDAAERICEDGVVAHVFRTLDEETVRYQRRLRERGYSQTVASCRFVVDVTDGWDAVYGRMSSSRRRAIRSGHKNDVHVRDEVPDRSDLRAFHRGYRRVMDRVDGDAYPRSFFEQLGAMDDRVRQFSLEVGGEPAGSILVLVDDEQSTVQYFFSAVEREHFEYNASELLHEHAIRWSIDNDYRQYDFGETSPDFRDGLFRFKERFGGRAVPTLSWERGCAPVRWNAFRLGRHLYQTANRLREERT is encoded by the coding sequence ATGGACGTCGAGATACACCACACGATAGAGAGCGTTCCCCGCGAGGAGTGGGACCGCGTCGTCGAGGAGTCGCCGCACGGGAGCGTCTTCCACCGGTACCACTGGTTGGCCGCCGTCGAGCGCGGGTGCGAGAGAACGGGGCGGTACGTCGTCGTGTCCGACGGCGACGCGCCCACGGGCGTCCTCGCGGCCGCCGTCGACGACGTGCCGTTGACGCCGTTCGAGCGCCTCTGCTCGCCGGAGCCGGGGTTCGGCGGTCCGGTCGTCGCCGACGACGAGGAGGAGACGCTCGACGCGCTGCTCGACGCCGCCGAGCGCATCTGCGAGGACGGCGTCGTCGCGCACGTGTTCCGAACGCTCGACGAGGAGACGGTCCGGTACCAACGTCGACTCCGAGAGCGCGGCTACAGCCAGACCGTCGCGAGCTGTCGGTTCGTCGTCGACGTAACCGACGGCTGGGACGCGGTGTACGGACGGATGAGCAGTTCGCGTCGGCGCGCGATACGCTCGGGACACAAAAACGACGTCCACGTCAGAGACGAGGTCCCCGACCGGAGCGACCTGCGCGCGTTCCACCGTGGGTACAGACGCGTCATGGACCGCGTCGACGGCGACGCGTACCCGCGGTCGTTCTTCGAGCAGTTGGGGGCGATGGACGACCGGGTGAGACAGTTCTCGTTGGAGGTCGGCGGCGAGCCTGCGGGAAGCATCCTCGTGCTCGTCGACGACGAGCAGTCGACGGTCCAGTACTTCTTCTCGGCGGTCGAGCGCGAACACTTCGAGTACAACGCGTCGGAGCTGCTGCACGAACACGCGATACGGTGGAGCATCGACAACGACTACCGACAGTACGACTTCGGCGAGACGAGTCCCGACTTCCGGGACGGGCTGTTCCGATTCAAGGAGCGCTTCGGTGGGCGCGCGGTCCCGACGCTGTCGTGGGAACGCGGCTGTGCGCCGGTTCGCTGGAACGCCTTTCGGCTCGGTCGACACCTGTATCAGACGGCGAACCGGCTTCGAGAGGAGCGGACGTAG
- the aglM gene encoding UDP-glucose 6-dehydrogenase AglM, whose translation MQVTVIGSGYVGTTLAACLAELGHDVTNVDIDEEVVAAIEGGVAPIHEQGLDELVAEHGGETLRATTDYAAAARAKVVFIALPTPTDAEGRIDTSIITAGAERLGEALAESEEPPLVVVKSTVVPGTTENELIPALERGSGLTAGEGFDVAVNPEFLREGTAVDDFLHPDKVVFGASSARAYETLDELYDPLFAQTDTAVVRTGVREAEMIKYANNAFLASKISLINELGNICKEFGVDAYEVSDAIGLDDRIGPQFLRSGVGWGGSCFPKDVAALIAAARDVGYDPELLDAVVGVNDRQPERLLSLLDDHVDVAGERVAVLGLAFKSGTDDVRSSRAIPTIRGLLDRGATVVGYDPVATENMRAEFPDIEYADSAAEALAGATAAVVVTDWDEFAALDEEFDAMERPVVVDGRRVVERRDGIEYEGLTW comes from the coding sequence ATGCAGGTCACCGTCATCGGCAGCGGCTACGTGGGGACGACGCTGGCGGCGTGTCTCGCCGAACTCGGACACGACGTGACGAACGTCGACATCGACGAGGAGGTCGTCGCGGCCATCGAGGGCGGCGTCGCCCCGATTCACGAACAGGGGCTGGACGAACTCGTCGCCGAGCACGGCGGCGAAACGCTCCGAGCAACGACGGATTACGCGGCCGCCGCGCGGGCCAAGGTCGTCTTTATCGCGCTTCCGACGCCGACGGACGCCGAGGGACGAATCGACACCTCGATAATCACGGCGGGCGCGGAGCGACTCGGCGAAGCCTTGGCGGAGAGCGAGGAGCCGCCGTTGGTCGTCGTCAAGAGCACCGTCGTCCCGGGGACGACCGAGAACGAACTGATTCCGGCGCTCGAACGCGGGTCGGGGCTGACCGCCGGCGAGGGGTTCGACGTGGCGGTCAACCCGGAGTTCCTCCGCGAGGGGACGGCCGTCGACGACTTCCTCCACCCCGACAAGGTCGTGTTCGGCGCGTCGAGCGCGCGCGCGTACGAAACACTCGACGAGTTGTACGACCCGCTGTTCGCACAGACCGACACCGCGGTGGTCCGGACCGGCGTCCGGGAGGCCGAGATGATAAAGTACGCCAACAACGCCTTCCTCGCCTCGAAGATCAGCCTCATCAACGAACTGGGGAACATCTGCAAGGAGTTCGGCGTCGACGCCTACGAAGTCTCCGACGCCATCGGCCTCGACGACCGAATCGGGCCGCAGTTCCTCCGCAGCGGCGTCGGGTGGGGCGGGTCGTGTTTCCCGAAGGACGTCGCCGCGCTCATCGCCGCCGCCCGGGACGTCGGCTACGACCCGGAACTGCTCGACGCGGTCGTCGGCGTGAACGACCGCCAGCCCGAGCGGTTGCTCTCGCTTCTCGACGACCACGTCGACGTCGCCGGCGAGCGGGTCGCCGTGCTCGGCCTCGCGTTCAAATCCGGCACCGACGACGTTCGTAGTTCGCGGGCCATCCCGACCATCCGGGGACTGCTCGACCGCGGCGCGACCGTCGTCGGCTACGACCCCGTCGCAACGGAGAACATGCGGGCGGAGTTCCCCGACATCGAATACGCCGACAGCGCGGCCGAGGCGCTTGCGGGTGCGACCGCCGCCGTCGTCGTCACCGATTGGGACGAGTTCGCGGCGCTCGACGAGGAGTTCGACGCGATGGAGCGGCCGGTCGTCGTCGACGGCCGCCGCGTCGTCGAGCGGCGAGACGGTATCGAGTACGAGGGGCTCACCTGGTAG
- the aglF gene encoding UTP--glucose-1-phosphate uridylyltransferase AglF, producing MKAVVLAAGKGTRLRPLTDDKPKGMVEVDDKPILTHCFEQLAELGADEFIVVVGYRKEAIISHYGDSFEGIPITYAHQREQNGLAHALLTVEEHIDDDFILMLGDNIFQANLSDVVKRQQEERADAAFLVEEVPWEEASRYGVCRTNPYGEITDVVEKPEDPQSNLVMTGFYTFTPAIFHACHLVQPSERGEYEISDAINLLIQSGRTIDVLRLKGWRVDVGYPEDRERATQLLRGELDVETGAESDDVEQISVE from the coding sequence ATGAAGGCAGTAGTACTCGCGGCGGGGAAGGGGACTCGACTCCGGCCGCTGACCGACGACAAGCCGAAGGGGATGGTCGAGGTCGACGACAAACCTATCCTGACGCACTGTTTCGAGCAGCTCGCCGAACTCGGCGCAGACGAGTTCATCGTCGTCGTCGGCTACAGAAAGGAGGCGATCATCAGCCACTACGGCGATAGCTTCGAGGGTATCCCCATCACGTACGCTCACCAGCGCGAGCAGAACGGACTCGCGCACGCGCTGTTGACGGTCGAAGAGCACATCGACGACGACTTCATCCTGATGCTCGGCGACAACATCTTCCAGGCGAACCTCTCGGACGTCGTCAAGCGACAGCAGGAGGAGCGCGCCGACGCGGCGTTTCTGGTCGAGGAGGTGCCGTGGGAGGAGGCGAGTCGCTACGGCGTCTGTCGGACGAACCCGTACGGCGAGATAACCGACGTCGTCGAGAAACCGGAGGACCCGCAGTCGAACCTCGTGATGACCGGCTTCTACACGTTCACGCCGGCTATCTTCCACGCCTGCCACCTCGTCCAACCGTCCGAACGCGGCGAGTACGAGATCAGCGACGCCATCAACCTCCTCATCCAGAGCGGGCGCACTATCGACGTGCTCCGCCTGAAAGGCTGGCGCGTCGACGTCGGCTACCCGGAGGACCGCGAGAGAGCGACACAGTTGCTCCGCGGCGAACTCGACGTCGAAACCGGCGCGGAGAGCGACGACGTCGAACAGATATCGGTCGAGTGA
- a CDS encoding right-handed parallel beta-helix repeat-containing protein: MAEDDRPTGRSSDAASLPRRDLLTAVVGVAGVSGLAGCLGLFDSDGSRGDGRTPDGGEVGGTPPSIVVWEDREGIVRAETENGPIESGRRPAAVIQAALDASAQQAGIQNVEVVGNYTVSRPVHLQERTVLNLRNARLTAGGNHAVISVNSISQAAVVGGLLDGDNQSDGEQYLGVLALNNADQVVVDGTEVQNGGYYGVNLYECNDCVLNGIRAHDNFRHGIHPGADTEGRGYFNWLTHCITDNNGVDGVNDRGTTVPGESLDNAFYNCLSRNNGRSGFILDGGVGADEVAARFDVVGCRAYRNGSHGIQLTNCRVSAVNVVTRSNGQSGLLLNGGVQASILNPRSDDHSGPNAGGITIRSSDSAAPRHVVVYGGASTNNSHNVRIASGSNTGPITLRDIDLRGAERRPLWLGEDAPPELTVSNASGYRTTNRGDQTESGDGSTSTFRWEHGLAEQPRSVSVTPATPAAAGPFSVTHDGDAIEVTYRTAPEQGDDNLRWWWSANAY, translated from the coding sequence ATGGCTGAGGACGACAGACCGACCGGCCGCTCGTCGGACGCCGCGTCGCTGCCGCGCCGCGACCTTCTGACGGCGGTGGTCGGCGTGGCCGGCGTGTCCGGTCTTGCGGGCTGTCTCGGCCTGTTCGACTCCGACGGCTCTCGGGGAGACGGACGGACGCCGGACGGCGGCGAGGTCGGGGGGACGCCTCCGTCGATCGTCGTCTGGGAGGACCGCGAGGGTATCGTCCGCGCGGAGACCGAGAACGGCCCCATCGAATCGGGGCGACGACCCGCGGCGGTCATCCAAGCCGCACTCGACGCGTCCGCCCAGCAAGCCGGTATACAGAACGTCGAGGTCGTCGGCAACTACACGGTCTCGCGGCCGGTCCACCTCCAAGAGCGGACCGTGTTGAACCTCAGAAACGCTCGTCTCACCGCCGGCGGAAACCACGCGGTGATCTCGGTGAACAGCATCTCCCAGGCGGCGGTCGTCGGGGGTCTCCTCGACGGGGACAATCAGTCCGACGGCGAACAGTATCTCGGGGTGCTCGCGCTCAACAACGCCGACCAGGTCGTCGTCGACGGCACCGAGGTGCAGAACGGCGGGTACTACGGGGTCAACCTCTACGAGTGCAACGACTGCGTGCTCAACGGCATCCGAGCGCACGACAACTTCCGGCACGGCATCCATCCGGGAGCCGATACGGAGGGTCGGGGGTACTTCAACTGGCTCACCCACTGTATCACCGACAACAACGGCGTCGACGGGGTCAACGACAGGGGGACGACCGTACCGGGCGAGTCGCTCGACAACGCGTTCTACAACTGTCTGAGTCGGAACAACGGACGGAGCGGCTTCATCCTCGACGGCGGCGTCGGAGCCGACGAGGTGGCCGCGCGGTTCGACGTCGTCGGCTGTCGGGCTTACCGAAACGGGAGCCACGGTATCCAACTGACGAACTGCCGCGTCTCGGCGGTCAACGTCGTCACGCGGTCGAACGGTCAGTCCGGTCTCCTGCTCAACGGCGGGGTTCAAGCGTCGATTCTGAATCCGCGGTCGGACGACCACAGCGGCCCCAACGCCGGTGGAATCACGATTCGTAGCAGCGATTCGGCCGCACCGAGACACGTGGTCGTCTACGGCGGAGCGTCGACGAACAACAGTCACAACGTCCGCATCGCGTCGGGGTCGAACACCGGTCCGATAACGCTCCGGGACATCGACCTCCGAGGGGCCGAGAGGCGACCGCTCTGGCTCGGCGAGGACGCGCCGCCCGAACTGACCGTCTCGAACGCGTCAGGCTACCGCACCACGAACCGGGGGGACCAGACGGAGAGCGGAGACGGGTCGACGTCGACGTTCCGGTGGGAGCACGGCCTCGCCGAACAACCGCGGTCGGTCAGCGTGACGCCCGCCACACCCGCCGCCGCGGGGCCGTTCAGCGTCACGCACGACGGGGACGCCATCGAAGTCACGTATCGAACGGCGCCCGAGCAGGGCGACGACAACCTCCGCTGGTGGTGGAGCGCGAACGCCTACTGA
- a CDS encoding NADH-ubiquinone oxidoreductase-F iron-sulfur binding region domain-containing protein: MTDHTEPNAVVRICAGSAGDDARATAEAARAAADGVRVVDTGPTGVGGDAPLVLATRRGETTFYRGCGPERATRVVEALEGGEVEPGDATVEHDAERRTLPVPEDGPLSVGRRRVLARCGWVDPVDAAAVDEWATDVAGDADANDADNANDVIELVRSVGLLGRGRGDATPDGPIATEWDAARETDGDPVLVVNANESDRRNETDRTLVEGDPVAVLDGALAVADLVGVETEDIVVYLNEADALAGDRMRAAVDSLVDARDLDEEPQVVTGPDRYIAGEPTMALEALEGNDRLEARLRPPSPARHGLYGRPTLVHTPRTLAQVRELLLRPDNFDAGDADPGTRLVTVTGDVDAPATVELSTGGSLSSVRDAVEFAGPLKMACVGGQFGGFTRTLEHTPSVPALAGAELGTEGVVELFDDSRCAVATAGGRSRFARDENCGRCVPCREGSKQLLNKLRGVYDGEFDDDGLRELTRVMRTTSTCAFGSSAARAVTTAMDQFETEFRAHADGRCPSGACEEA; this comes from the coding sequence ATGACAGACCACACGGAACCGAACGCCGTCGTCCGCATCTGCGCCGGGAGCGCCGGAGACGACGCGAGAGCGACGGCGGAGGCCGCACGGGCGGCCGCTGACGGCGTGCGCGTGGTCGACACCGGCCCGACCGGTGTCGGCGGCGACGCGCCGCTCGTACTGGCGACACGGAGGGGTGAGACGACGTTCTATCGCGGCTGCGGACCCGAGCGGGCGACACGCGTCGTCGAGGCGCTCGAAGGAGGCGAGGTCGAACCCGGCGACGCCACGGTCGAACACGACGCCGAGCGCCGGACGCTGCCGGTTCCCGAGGACGGCCCGCTCTCGGTCGGCCGGCGGCGCGTTCTCGCGCGCTGCGGGTGGGTCGACCCCGTCGACGCCGCCGCGGTCGACGAGTGGGCGACCGACGTGGCCGGCGACGCCGACGCGAACGACGCCGACAACGCGAACGACGTGATAGAACTGGTCCGGAGCGTCGGCCTCCTGGGCCGGGGACGCGGCGACGCGACGCCCGACGGCCCGATAGCGACCGAGTGGGACGCCGCCCGCGAGACGGACGGCGACCCGGTGCTCGTCGTCAACGCCAACGAGAGCGACCGACGGAACGAGACGGATAGAACGCTCGTCGAGGGCGACCCCGTCGCCGTGCTCGACGGCGCGCTCGCCGTCGCCGACCTCGTCGGCGTCGAAACGGAGGATATCGTCGTCTACCTCAACGAAGCCGACGCGCTGGCGGGCGACCGGATGCGCGCGGCCGTCGACTCGCTGGTCGACGCGCGCGACCTCGACGAGGAGCCGCAGGTCGTCACGGGGCCGGACAGGTACATCGCCGGCGAGCCGACGATGGCGCTCGAAGCGCTGGAGGGCAACGACCGGCTGGAGGCGCGGCTCCGCCCGCCGTCGCCCGCGCGACACGGCCTGTACGGGCGGCCGACGCTGGTTCACACGCCGCGGACGCTCGCGCAGGTCCGCGAACTGCTGCTCCGCCCCGACAACTTCGACGCCGGCGACGCCGACCCCGGAACCCGTCTCGTGACCGTCACCGGGGACGTGGACGCGCCCGCGACGGTCGAACTGTCGACCGGCGGCTCGCTCTCTTCCGTTCGGGACGCCGTCGAGTTCGCGGGCCCGCTGAAGATGGCCTGCGTCGGCGGACAGTTCGGCGGTTTCACGCGTACGCTGGAGCACACCCCGAGCGTCCCCGCGCTCGCGGGTGCGGAACTGGGGACGGAGGGCGTCGTCGAACTGTTCGACGACTCCCGCTGCGCGGTGGCGACGGCGGGCGGACGCTCGCGGTTCGCCCGCGACGAGAACTGCGGCCGCTGCGTCCCCTGCCGCGAAGGGTCGAAACAGCTACTGAACAAACTGCGCGGCGTCTACGACGGCGAGTTCGACGACGACGGCCTGCGAGAGCTGACGCGGGTGATGCGGACGACGAGCACCTGCGCGTTCGGGTCGTCGGCCGCGCGCGCGGTCACGACGGCGATGGACCAGTTCGAGACCGAGTTCCGTGCACACGCCGACGGGCGCTGCCCGAGCGGCGCGTGCGAGGAGGCCTGA
- a CDS encoding HpcH/HpaI aldolase family protein: MTDSRTNALRETVDAGGVALGVLDGLYSPDVVELCGDLGVDFVWHDLEHAGPSPWDATTLSNLLRAADATDTELLVRIPVTEPALMRKVLDAGVRNVFLSRVRSAAELREAVRAARFEYDGEPGQRGLAAPRASRWGLADDYPTTEDQETFVGVTVENQRAVDEIEEILSVPELGFVFVGPYDLSVDTGHPGEVDHEEVQARVETIRDATLDSDVALGGLGFGMDDVNEKAEQGYQILNVGSTMAGVSEMVSSRLDAFEGER; encoded by the coding sequence ATGACGGATTCACGAACGAACGCGCTCCGGGAGACGGTCGACGCCGGCGGCGTCGCGCTCGGCGTGCTCGACGGTCTGTACAGCCCCGACGTGGTCGAACTCTGCGGCGACCTCGGCGTCGACTTCGTCTGGCACGACCTCGAACACGCCGGCCCGAGTCCGTGGGACGCGACGACGCTCTCGAACCTCCTCCGCGCCGCGGACGCGACGGACACCGAACTGCTCGTTCGCATCCCGGTCACCGAACCGGCGCTGATGCGCAAGGTGCTGGACGCCGGGGTTCGCAACGTGTTCCTCTCGCGGGTCCGGTCGGCGGCGGAACTCCGCGAAGCGGTCCGCGCCGCGCGCTTCGAGTACGACGGCGAACCCGGCCAACGCGGACTGGCCGCACCGCGAGCGAGCCGCTGGGGTCTCGCCGACGACTACCCGACGACCGAGGACCAGGAGACCTTCGTCGGCGTCACCGTCGAGAACCAGCGAGCGGTCGACGAGATCGAGGAGATCCTGTCGGTGCCGGAACTCGGCTTCGTCTTCGTCGGCCCGTACGACCTCTCGGTCGACACCGGCCACCCCGGCGAGGTCGACCACGAGGAAGTACAGGCGCGCGTGGAGACGATTCGAGACGCGACGCTCGACAGCGACGTGGCGCTCGGCGGCCTCGGCTTCGGGATGGACGACGTGAACGAGAAAGCCGAACAGGGTTACCAGATTCTCAACGTCGGCAGCACGATGGCCGGCGTCTCGGAGATGGTGTCGTCCCGACTCGACGCCTTCGAGGGCGAGCGGTAG